A part of Salvelinus alpinus chromosome 5, SLU_Salpinus.1, whole genome shotgun sequence genomic DNA contains:
- the LOC139576572 gene encoding microprocessor complex subunit DGCR8-like isoform X2 yields the protein MEIDDILPPLPLEPPDDLNSEGLNGKAQPPPPPLQTSSDAEEMDVSSGGDGQTHTPAGDQDLGLLAKGSITFSNNLSDEAEPSALCPRTARHAPPVTKFLPELKLLQDIKISVSVVDSSRCKDRKVLYTGIGQEGGGVGETSSEGLNGELHDADTELGAVEGSSGLGNGMVCGSAGRRGEEADLENKVEFAVLDELEDFSQDFLDTENVEQGGFRSEEMVQPENADEENLNYSYEEDFDNDVDALLEEGMPVPKKMRLAEGAAEYAGDSDHASDGEGGVQPMMTKIKTVLKSRGRPPTEPLPDGWIMTFHNSGIPVYLHRETRVVTWSRPYFLGTGSIRKHDPPTSSIPCLHYRKMKDHEERQQNGEVTPNAVVSPVKPGEEADSLERPDEPDSTAQEDPTTVALGLSLGDGGEVELETGLVTEGTIERCPVPHGKMPHSYEMAHGALGQVRATVEVCKDESIEIEEFRSYLEKCFDFEQVTVKKFRTWAERRQFNRDMKRKQAESERPILPANQKLITLSVSDTPTKKEFVINPNGKSEVCILHEYMQRVLKVRPVYNFFECENPSEPFGASVIIDGVTYGTGTASSKKLAKNKAARATLEILIPDFVKQTSEEKLVEGDELEYFNHISIEDSRVYELTNKAGLLSPYQILHECLKRNHGMGDTSIKFEVIPGKNQKSEYVMTCGKHTVRGWCKNKRVGKQLASQKILQMLHPHVKNWGSLLRMYGRESSKMVKKENSDKSVIELQQYAKKNRPNLHILNKLQEEMKKLAKERAETRKKPKMTIMESAQPGSQPLCTVDV from the exons ATGGAGATAGATGACATATTACCCCCCTTGCCGTTGGAGCCACCTGATGATTTAAACTCGGAGGGCCTTAATGGTAAAGCGCAGCCTCCACCACCTCCCCTGCAAACGTCCAGTGACGCAGAGGAAATGGACGTTAGCTCTGGtggtgatggacagacacacaccccaGCAGGGGACCAGGACCTGGGGCTCCTCGCCAAGGGCTCCATAACCTTCAGTAATAACCTGTCAGATGAGGCTGAACCCAGCGCACTGTGCCCTAGAACAGCCCGCCATGCGCCCCCTGTCACCAAGTTCCTACCAGAGCTTAAGTTACTACAAGACATTAAGATCAGTGTCAGCGTTGTAGATAGCAGCAGGTGCAAAGATAGGAAGGTGCTGTACACAGGGATCGGTCAGGagggtggtggtgtaggggagaCCAGCTCAGAGGGCCTTAATGGTGAGTTGCATGATGCCGATACAGAGCTAGGGGCTGTTGAGGGTAGCTCAGGACTGGGGAACGGGATGGTCTGTGGCAgtgcagggaggagaggggaagaggcagACCTGGAGAACAAAGTGGAATTTGCGGTCTTGGACGAGCTGGAGGACTTCAGTCAGGACTTCCTGGATACGGAGAATGTGGAGCAGgggggtttcaggtctgaggaaATGGTTCAACCGGAGAATGCTGACGAGGAGAACCTGAATTACTCATATGAG GAGGACTTCGACAATGATGTAGATGCTCTGCTGGAGGAGGGCATGCCCGTGCCCAAAAAGATGCGCCTGGCAGAGGGGGCTGCTGAGTATGCAGGGGACAGTGACCACGCGTCGGACGGGGAGGGAGGCGTTCAGCCCATGATGACCAAAATTAAAACAGTCCTGAAGA GTCGTGGGCGTCCACCCACTGAGCCACTACCTGACGGATGGATCATGACATTCCATAACTCTGGCATTCCAGTCTACCTGCACAGAGAGACCAGAGTAGTGACCTGGTCCAGACCTTACTTCCTGGGGACCGGGAGCATCAGG AAACACGACCCTCCCACCAGTAGCATCCCCTGCTTGCACTATAGGAAGATGAAGGATCACGAGGAAAGGCAACAGAACGGAGAGGTGACGCCCAATGCTGTGGTGTCTCCTGTGAAGCCTGGGGAAGAGGCAGACTCCCTGGAGAGACCAGACGAGCCTGACTCCACAGCCCAGGAGGACCCTACCACTGTGGCCCTTGGTCTGAGCCTGGGGGATGGTGGAGAGGTGGAGTTGGAGACAGGCCTGGTCACAGAAGGAACCATAGAAAGGTGTCCTGTCCCACACGGCAAGATGCCCCACTCTTATGAGATGGCCCATGGGGCTCTGGGACAGGTCAGGGCCACGGTGGAGGTGTGTAAAGATGAATCCATAG AAATTGAGGAGTTCCGCAGCTACCTGGAGAAGTGCTTTGACTTTGAACAAGTGACCGTGAAGAAGTTCCGTACCTGGGCAGAGCGCAGGCAGTTCAACAGGGACATGAAGAGGAAGCAGGCTGAGTCTGAGAGACCCATTCTGCCTGCCAACCAGAAGCTCATCACTCTGTCTGTATCAGATACCCCCACCAAGAAAG AGTTTGTCATTAATCCAAATGGGAAGTCTGAAGTTTGCATCCTACATGAATATATGCAACGTGTCCTAAAGGTCCGACCTGTTTACAACTTTTTTGAATGTG AGAACCCAAGTGAACCCTTTGGCGCCTCCGTCATTATAGACGGAGTGACATATGGCACGGGAACTGCAAGCAGTAAAAAACTTGCCAAGAATAAAGCTG CTCGAGCCACACTGGAGATCCTCATCCCTGACTTTGTCAAGCAGACATCTGAGGAGAAGCTTGTAGAAGGGGATGAACTGGAG tattttaatcataTCAGTATTGAAGATTCTAGGGTGTACGAACTGACCAATAAAGCAGGCTTACTCTCGCCATATCAGATTCTACACGAGTGCCTTAAGAG AAACCATGGAATGGGTGACACCAGCATCAAGTTTGAGGTGATCCCAGGGAAGAACCAGAAGAGTGAATATGTGATGACGTGTGGCAAGCACACTGTGCGTGGATGGT GCAAGAATAAGCGTGTGGGGAAGCAGCTGGCGTCGCAGAAGATCCTACAGATGCTGCACCCCCACGTAAAGAACTGGGGGTCACTGCTCCGCATGTACGGCAGAGAGAGCAGTAAGATGGTGAAGAAG GAAAATTCAGACAAGAGTGTGATTGAACTTCAACAGTATGCCAAAAAGAACAGGCCAAATCTTCACATCCTGAACAAACTGCAAGAGGAGATGAAGAAACTGGCTAAGGAGAGG GCGGAAACCAGGAAGAAGCCCAAGATGACCATAATGGAGTCAGCCCAGCCTGGCAGTCAGCCGCTCTGTACTGTTGACGTCTAG
- the LOC139576572 gene encoding microprocessor complex subunit DGCR8-like isoform X1: MEIDDILPPLPLEPPDDLNSEGLNGKAQPPPPPLQTSSDAEEMDVSSGGDGQTHTPAGDQDLGLLAKGSITFSNNLSDEAEPSALCPRTARHAPPVTKFLPELKLLQDIKISVSVVDSSRCKDRKVLYTGIGQEGGGVGETSSEGLNGELHDADTELGAVEGSSGLGNGMVCGSAGRRGEEADLENKVEFAVLDELEDFSQDFLDTENVEQGGFRSEEMVQPENADEENLNYSYEEDFDNDVDALLEEGMPVPKKMRLAEGAAEYAGDSDHASDGEGGVQPMMTKIKTVLKSRGRPPTEPLPDGWIMTFHNSGIPVYLHRETRVVTWSRPYFLGTGSIRKHDPPTSSIPCLHYRKMKDHEERQQNGEVTPNAVVSPVKPGEEADSLERPDEPDSTAQEDPTTVALGLSLGDGGEVELETGLVTEGTIERCPVPHGKMPHSYEMAHGALGQVRATVEVCKDESIEIEEFRSYLEKCFDFEQVTVKKFRTWAERRQFNRDMKRKQAESERPILPANQKLITLSVSDTPTKKEFVINPNGKSEVCILHEYMQRVLKVRPVYNFFECENPSEPFGASVIIDGVTYGTGTASSKKLAKNKAARATLEILIPDFVKQTSEEKLVEGDELEVSACQSLYFNHISIEDSRVYELTNKAGLLSPYQILHECLKRNHGMGDTSIKFEVIPGKNQKSEYVMTCGKHTVRGWCKNKRVGKQLASQKILQMLHPHVKNWGSLLRMYGRESSKMVKKENSDKSVIELQQYAKKNRPNLHILNKLQEEMKKLAKERAETRKKPKMTIMESAQPGSQPLCTVDV, translated from the exons ATGGAGATAGATGACATATTACCCCCCTTGCCGTTGGAGCCACCTGATGATTTAAACTCGGAGGGCCTTAATGGTAAAGCGCAGCCTCCACCACCTCCCCTGCAAACGTCCAGTGACGCAGAGGAAATGGACGTTAGCTCTGGtggtgatggacagacacacaccccaGCAGGGGACCAGGACCTGGGGCTCCTCGCCAAGGGCTCCATAACCTTCAGTAATAACCTGTCAGATGAGGCTGAACCCAGCGCACTGTGCCCTAGAACAGCCCGCCATGCGCCCCCTGTCACCAAGTTCCTACCAGAGCTTAAGTTACTACAAGACATTAAGATCAGTGTCAGCGTTGTAGATAGCAGCAGGTGCAAAGATAGGAAGGTGCTGTACACAGGGATCGGTCAGGagggtggtggtgtaggggagaCCAGCTCAGAGGGCCTTAATGGTGAGTTGCATGATGCCGATACAGAGCTAGGGGCTGTTGAGGGTAGCTCAGGACTGGGGAACGGGATGGTCTGTGGCAgtgcagggaggagaggggaagaggcagACCTGGAGAACAAAGTGGAATTTGCGGTCTTGGACGAGCTGGAGGACTTCAGTCAGGACTTCCTGGATACGGAGAATGTGGAGCAGgggggtttcaggtctgaggaaATGGTTCAACCGGAGAATGCTGACGAGGAGAACCTGAATTACTCATATGAG GAGGACTTCGACAATGATGTAGATGCTCTGCTGGAGGAGGGCATGCCCGTGCCCAAAAAGATGCGCCTGGCAGAGGGGGCTGCTGAGTATGCAGGGGACAGTGACCACGCGTCGGACGGGGAGGGAGGCGTTCAGCCCATGATGACCAAAATTAAAACAGTCCTGAAGA GTCGTGGGCGTCCACCCACTGAGCCACTACCTGACGGATGGATCATGACATTCCATAACTCTGGCATTCCAGTCTACCTGCACAGAGAGACCAGAGTAGTGACCTGGTCCAGACCTTACTTCCTGGGGACCGGGAGCATCAGG AAACACGACCCTCCCACCAGTAGCATCCCCTGCTTGCACTATAGGAAGATGAAGGATCACGAGGAAAGGCAACAGAACGGAGAGGTGACGCCCAATGCTGTGGTGTCTCCTGTGAAGCCTGGGGAAGAGGCAGACTCCCTGGAGAGACCAGACGAGCCTGACTCCACAGCCCAGGAGGACCCTACCACTGTGGCCCTTGGTCTGAGCCTGGGGGATGGTGGAGAGGTGGAGTTGGAGACAGGCCTGGTCACAGAAGGAACCATAGAAAGGTGTCCTGTCCCACACGGCAAGATGCCCCACTCTTATGAGATGGCCCATGGGGCTCTGGGACAGGTCAGGGCCACGGTGGAGGTGTGTAAAGATGAATCCATAG AAATTGAGGAGTTCCGCAGCTACCTGGAGAAGTGCTTTGACTTTGAACAAGTGACCGTGAAGAAGTTCCGTACCTGGGCAGAGCGCAGGCAGTTCAACAGGGACATGAAGAGGAAGCAGGCTGAGTCTGAGAGACCCATTCTGCCTGCCAACCAGAAGCTCATCACTCTGTCTGTATCAGATACCCCCACCAAGAAAG AGTTTGTCATTAATCCAAATGGGAAGTCTGAAGTTTGCATCCTACATGAATATATGCAACGTGTCCTAAAGGTCCGACCTGTTTACAACTTTTTTGAATGTG AGAACCCAAGTGAACCCTTTGGCGCCTCCGTCATTATAGACGGAGTGACATATGGCACGGGAACTGCAAGCAGTAAAAAACTTGCCAAGAATAAAGCTG CTCGAGCCACACTGGAGATCCTCATCCCTGACTTTGTCAAGCAGACATCTGAGGAGAAGCTTGTAGAAGGGGATGAACTGGAGGTATCAGCCTGCCAATCATT gtattttaatcataTCAGTATTGAAGATTCTAGGGTGTACGAACTGACCAATAAAGCAGGCTTACTCTCGCCATATCAGATTCTACACGAGTGCCTTAAGAG AAACCATGGAATGGGTGACACCAGCATCAAGTTTGAGGTGATCCCAGGGAAGAACCAGAAGAGTGAATATGTGATGACGTGTGGCAAGCACACTGTGCGTGGATGGT GCAAGAATAAGCGTGTGGGGAAGCAGCTGGCGTCGCAGAAGATCCTACAGATGCTGCACCCCCACGTAAAGAACTGGGGGTCACTGCTCCGCATGTACGGCAGAGAGAGCAGTAAGATGGTGAAGAAG GAAAATTCAGACAAGAGTGTGATTGAACTTCAACAGTATGCCAAAAAGAACAGGCCAAATCTTCACATCCTGAACAAACTGCAAGAGGAGATGAAGAAACTGGCTAAGGAGAGG GCGGAAACCAGGAAGAAGCCCAAGATGACCATAATGGAGTCAGCCCAGCCTGGCAGTCAGCCGCTCTGTACTGTTGACGTCTAG